The Candidatus Cloacimonadota bacterium nucleotide sequence TGGCAGAGCGAGCCCAAAACCATCGGCTACGTAAATCCCCAGCACTACACCACCTCGCTGCTGGCGGGCAAGAACATCCGCTACAACGCGCTGGCGGAATACTGGAAACTCTCCGGGACCGGCGGGGCCACGCTGCTCAGCGGAGCCGGCGAGATCTTCGCCCTCGCCAAAAACAACTTTGTGCTCTGGAATTTCGATCCCGGCGACCAGCGCTCCACCTTTCTGCTGGACGCCGCCTTTGCCGTTTTCGCCTATCGCAGCCTGGAACACGCTGGCACGCTCATGGCCGCCGGTGAAAACCACCTCTTGGGCGATATTGTCAACGCCAGCGAAGTGATCCTCCCCAGCGGGCAAAACCTACAACTGGCCAGCCGCACCCATCTGCTGGAACAACCGGGCATCCACTCTCTGCTCCAGCCGGACGGTCCCGCCAAAGTGATCGCCGTGAACGCCCCGCGGCAGGAAAGCGAGTTTGAACCCATGGACTACAAAGGCCTCACCAATATCAGGCTGCTGGGGCCGGACTGGATCAAAACCCTCTTCCACACACGCCTGGGCCACGACCTCTGGAAGATCCTCCTGGCCGCCGCGCTGCTGCTGGTGATCCTCGAACTCATCCTCGTGAAAAGCGAGGAACTGCGTCCCGCCACGGCGGCGCCCAACCCCGCAACTGGAAGTGAGACATGATCTTGGAAAAACTTAATGACCCCTCCGCCATAAAAAATCTCAGTCCCCAGGAACTCGCCCTCCTGGCCAAGGAGATCCGCAAACGCATTGTGGATGTGGTTTCCCTCAACGGCGGACACATCGCCCCCAGCTTGGGCACGGTGGAACTCACCCTCGCCCTGCTCACCGTTTTTGACCCCCTCAAGGACCGTGTGGTCTGGGATGTGGGCCACCAGAGCTATGCCTGGAAGATCCTCACAGGGCGCAACGAGCGCTTCGGCACCCTGCGCTCCTTTGAGGGCATCAGCGGCTTCACCAACCGCGATGAAAGTCCCTGCGACGCCTTCAGCACAGGCCACAGCAGCACTTCCGTCTCCGCCGCCCTCGGCCTTGCCTGCGCCCGCGACCTGCAGCGCGAAAGCGGCTTTAGCATAGCCGTGATCGGCGACGGCGCCCTCACCGGCGGCATGAGCTTCGAAGCCCTCAACCACGCCGGGCATCTGCAGAAAAACAAGTTTCTGGTGATCCTCAACGACAACGCCATGTCCATCTCCCAAAACGTGGGCGGACTGCAGAAACACATGGCCAGGATGATGGCCAGCCGACCCTACAACACCCTCAAACAGCAGATTTGGGACCTCAGCGGCACCCTGCCGGACAACCTCCGACGCCGCTTCATCCTCGGCGCCCAAAAGCTGGAGGAATCGATGATGAACATCCTGGTGCCAAACATCATCTTCGAGGACCTCGGCTTCAAATATGTGGGCCCCATCGACGGCCACGACATCAGTCTCATTTCCAGCATCCTCCGCCGCGTCCAGCGCCACATGGTGGGCCCGGTGCTGCTGCACGTGGTTACCCAGAAAGGCCGCGGCTACGTTCCCGCGGAGCGGGACGCCTCTTCCTTCCACGGCGTGGGACCCTTCGACGCCAACAGCGGCAAGCAGGCCTGCAGCGGCAGCGAAAGCTGGAGCGAGGTCTTCGGCAAAAGCCTGGTCCGCCTGGCGGAAGCGGATCCCAAAATCGTGGCCATCACCGCCGCCATGGCTGCCGGAACCGGCCTCACCCCCTTTGAGAAGAAGTTTCCCAAGCGCTTTTTTGACGTCGGCATCGCCGAACAACACGCCGTTACCCTGGCCGCCGGGATGGCCTGCAAGGGTGTGAAACCTTTTGTGGCCGTCTACAGCACCTTCCTCCAGCGTGCCATCGACCAGGTGATCCACGACGTCGCCCTACCCCGCCTGCCGGTGGTTTTGTGCATCGACCGTGCCGGACTGGTGGGCGAAGATGGCTCCACGCATCACGGCGCTTTCGACGTTTCGCTGCTCTCCGCCATCCCCAATCTGACCATCCTTTCGCCTTCCACGGCGGAGGAACTGGACGCCATGCTCACTTTCGCCGCCCACCATCAGGACGGCCCGATCGCCATCCGCTATCCGCGCGGGACCGCACCCTGCGGGGAAACGCCGCTTACGGAATTCGCGCCGGGGCGGGCCGAGGTTCTCCACTCCGGTAAAAAAATCGCCCTCATCACCGACGGCGGGGCCAGAACGGTGGCGGAAAAAACCCACGGTCTGCTGCTTGAAGCCGGCCTGGACCCCTGGCTGATCAACCTCCGCAGCCTCAAACCGCTGGATGAAGACTTGCTGCTTGAACTGGCCGGAAGCTGCTCCTGGCTTTTCACCTTTGAAACCAACGCCGTGATCGGCGGCACTGGGGCCCGGATCGCCCAGCTGCTGGCCGCCCAACCTTGCCAGGTGGCCAATTTCGGCTATCCAGACAGCTTTGTCACCCACGGCAAGACCGAGCAACTGAACGAACTTATCGGCTTCACGCCAAAGCAGCTCGCAGAACAGATCCTGAACCACCTCAAAGCCTGATGCCGCCAACGCTAGAACCCATCTGCGCCCAGATCACCCCCCCGGGCTGCGCCGCCGTCAGCGTCCTGAGGATCAGCGGCAGCGGCAGCATCGGCATCGTTGCCCAGTTTTTCCGGCCCCGCCGGAAGCTGCTTACCAGCCCCTCTCACCGCGTTGTCTTTGGCACCTTTCACAGCCGGGACGGCCGGCCGCTGGACCAGGCCCTCTGCACCGTCTTCCGCGCCCCCGCCAGCTACACAGGCGAAGACTGCGTGGAGATATCCTGCCACGGCAACCCCCGCCTGAGCGCCAGGATACTGGAGAACCTTTTGCTGGAGGCGCGCCTGGCCCATCCGGGGGAATTCACCCTCCGTGCTTTGCTGAACGGCAAACTCGATCTCACCCAGGCCGAGGCCGTGAATGACCTCATCTCCGCCACCGGCAGCAAGGCCGAAAACGCCGCCCTGATGCAGGTGCGGGGACTTTTATCCAAACCCCTGCGGGAGGTGCTGGACGCCGTGAACGACGCCCGCCTGCGCTGCGAACTGGCCATCGATTTTGCCGATCAGGACCTCCCACCTCTCGACACCGCCGACCTGAGGAACAGGATCTCCGCCGCGCTGGAACATGCCCGGGAACTGCACAGCGAAGGAGCCCGGGGCCGCTTCATCCGCGAAGGGATCCGCGTCTGCCTCGCCGGAGCGCCCAACTCTGGAAAATCCTCCCTCTTCAACGCCTTTTTGCGCTACAACCGCGCCATCGTGACCCCCCATCCCGGCACCACCCGCGATTACCTGGAGGAAAGCGTTTCCCTGAGCGGCTACAACCTCATCCTCTCCGACACCGCCGGATTGCGCGACAACGCCGGTCCCATCGAGCGCGAAGGCATCGACCGCAGCCGGGGGCTGATGAGCTCCGCCGATCTGATCCTCTTTCTGCTGCCAGTGGATGAATTCACCGCAAACAACGCCGCCGCCTCCCTTTCACCCCATCCGGCCAAAACCCTCTGGCTGGCCAGCAAATGGGACCTTGGCCAACCCGAAACCCCAGGCTCCGCCCCGGTCGACTGCCGCGACGGCTCCGCTCCCGAACTCGCGCTACCCGTTTCAGCGCTGGCCCCGGATGGCCTGAACACCCTCCAAAACGCCATCCTGAAACGCTTTGAGCTGCCCCTGGAAAATCCCGACCGGCCCCTGGTCACCAACGCCCGGCACCTGGCCGCGCTGCAACGCGCCATCACAGCTCTCTCCAGTGCCCTGGTTTCCCTCGACAGCCAGGCC carries:
- the mnmE gene encoding tRNA uridine-5-carboxymethylaminomethyl(34) synthesis GTPase MnmE, producing MPPTLEPICAQITPPGCAAVSVLRISGSGSIGIVAQFFRPRRKLLTSPSHRVVFGTFHSRDGRPLDQALCTVFRAPASYTGEDCVEISCHGNPRLSARILENLLLEARLAHPGEFTLRALLNGKLDLTQAEAVNDLISATGSKAENAALMQVRGLLSKPLREVLDAVNDARLRCELAIDFADQDLPPLDTADLRNRISAALEHARELHSEGARGRFIREGIRVCLAGAPNSGKSSLFNAFLRYNRAIVTPHPGTTRDYLEESVSLSGYNLILSDTAGLRDNAGPIEREGIDRSRGLMSSADLILFLLPVDEFTANNAAASLSPHPAKTLWLASKWDLGQPETPGSAPVDCRDGSAPELALPVSALAPDGLNTLQNAILKRFELPLENPDRPLVTNARHLAALQRAITALSSALVSLDSQAGYEFTAFDLIAAANALGEILGVSSDPDLLGRIFADFCIGK
- the dxs gene encoding 1-deoxy-D-xylulose-5-phosphate synthase; this translates as MILEKLNDPSAIKNLSPQELALLAKEIRKRIVDVVSLNGGHIAPSLGTVELTLALLTVFDPLKDRVVWDVGHQSYAWKILTGRNERFGTLRSFEGISGFTNRDESPCDAFSTGHSSTSVSAALGLACARDLQRESGFSIAVIGDGALTGGMSFEALNHAGHLQKNKFLVILNDNAMSISQNVGGLQKHMARMMASRPYNTLKQQIWDLSGTLPDNLRRRFILGAQKLEESMMNILVPNIIFEDLGFKYVGPIDGHDISLISSILRRVQRHMVGPVLLHVVTQKGRGYVPAERDASSFHGVGPFDANSGKQACSGSESWSEVFGKSLVRLAEADPKIVAITAAMAAGTGLTPFEKKFPKRFFDVGIAEQHAVTLAAGMACKGVKPFVAVYSTFLQRAIDQVIHDVALPRLPVVLCIDRAGLVGEDGSTHHGAFDVSLLSAIPNLTILSPSTAEELDAMLTFAAHHQDGPIAIRYPRGTAPCGETPLTEFAPGRAEVLHSGKKIALITDGGARTVAEKTHGLLLEAGLDPWLINLRSLKPLDEDLLLELAGSCSWLFTFETNAVIGGTGARIAQLLAAQPCQVANFGYPDSFVTHGKTEQLNELIGFTPKQLAEQILNHLKA